A region of Bicyclus anynana chromosome 15, ilBicAnyn1.1, whole genome shotgun sequence DNA encodes the following proteins:
- the LOC112044731 gene encoding cysteine sulfinic acid decarboxylase — protein sequence MPADSNIVAVEEKKEDGLFQSLTERSKHEDFIRRAVDLLVERVVFGRASRTSKVVEWSAPEDIKQAIDLKVRDGPASHEELLAFMADVARYSVNTAHPYFVNQLFSSVDPYGLIGQWLTDALNPSVYTFEVAPVFTLMEEEVLREMRSIVGWADGEGDGIFCPGGSIANGYAISCARSYFYPEIKNKGVYAVPKLVIFTSELAHYSTKKMAVFMGIGSDNCILVKADENGRMDVNDLERKINEAIEAGATPFLVTSTSGTTVYGAFDPIVPISNICKKYNLWLHVDAAWGGGALMSRKHRNLLNGIELADSVTWNPHKLLAAPQQCSTFLLKHKNVLKEAHSSNAQYLFQKDKFYDTSYDTGDKHIQCGRRADVLKFWFMWKAKGSEGFEKHVEKLFDNANYFLEHIRQREGFRLVIPKPECTNIMFWYIPKCLRSCENEPNYYERLHKVAPKIKERMIKEGSMMVTYQPQGNLVNFFRIVFQNSALDHKDMIYFANEFERLGSDIVV from the exons ATGCCTGCCGATTCTAATATTGTAGCGGTGGAGGAGAAGAAAGAGGACGGCTTGTTTCAAAGTCTCACGGAGAGATCGAAACATGAAGATTTCATTAGGCGGGCGGTTGATCTGCTTGTAGAAAGAGTGGTGTTTGGTAGAGCTTCGAGGACCTCGAAAGTTGTGGAGTGGTCGGCGCCTGAAGATATCAAGCAAGCAATAGATTTGAAAGTTCGAGATGGACCAGCATCCCATGAAGAGCTTCTGGCGTTTATGGCAGAC GTTGCACGCTATTCAGTGAACACCGCGCACCCTTACTTTGTCAACCAGCTGTTCTCTTCTGTTGATCCTTATGGTCTCATTGGTCAATGGCTCACAGACGCTTTGAATCCCAGTGTCTACACCTTCGAAGTAGCTCCTGTCTTTACTTTGATGGAAGAGGAGGTTCTTCGCGAAATGCGTTCGATCGTTGGTTGGGCGGACGGTGAGGGCGATGGGATATTCTGCCCTGGAGGATCTATTGCTAACGGATACGCCATTAGTTGTGCTCGGTCCTACTTTTATCCAGAGATTAAG AATAAAGGTGTATATGCAGTTCCGAAGTTAGTGATCTTCACATCAGAATTAGCTCACTACTCTACAAAAAAGATGGCCGTCTTTATGGGTATTGGTAGTGATAACTGTATTCTTGTAAAAGCTGATGAAAACGGCAGAATGGATGTAAACGACTTAGAAAGAAAGATTAACGAAGCTATAGAAGCTGGAGCAACACCATTCTTGGTTACTTCTACATCTGGTACAACTGTATATGGGGCCTTTGACCCCATTGTACCCATATCTAATATATGTAAGAAATATAATCTTTGGCTACACGTCGATGCAGCGTGGGGAGGTGGTGCATTAATGTCGAGGAAACATAGGAATTTATTAAATGGAATTGAGTT AGCGGACTCAGTGACGTGGAATCCACATAAACTGTTGGCTGCACCACAACAATGCTCTACTTTCTTACTCAAACACAAGAACGTTCTTAAAGAAGCACATTCTTCGAACGCACAGTATCTCTTCCAAAAAGACAAATTTTATGATACATCCTATGACACCGGTGATAAACATATTCAATGCGGTCGTAGAGCTGATGTTTTGAAATTTTGGTTCATGTGGAAAGCGAAAGGAAGCGAAGGTTTTGAAAAACATGTCGAGAAACTATTCGATAACGCTAACTACTTCCTCGAACATATCAGACAGAGGGAAGGCTTTCGTCTGGTTATTCCGAAGCCAGAATGCACGAACATTATGTTCTGGTATATTCCAAAGTGTCTCCGAAGTTGCGAGAACGAGCCGAATTATTATGAAAGGTTACATAAAGTTGCGCCCAAAATAAAGGAACGAATGATAAAGGAAGGTAGTATGATGGTCACGTATCAGCCGCAAGGTAACCTAGTAAACTTTTTCCgcattgtttttcaaaattcagcGCTCGATCACAAAGATATGATATACTTTGCAAACGAGTTCGAAAGGCTCGGATCGGATATAGTTGTTTAG